cgcgtgaaggacatctagctgcagtttttcatattttcggatatttgaagtcacatcacaagtctcgattggtatttgatgattcttatccggtgattgacaacagctttaacgatgatgcggattggacagattttcacggtgatgttaaagagcctatcccaccgaatgctccagaaccacgtggtaaggtggtggaaattatagcttttgttgacgctgaccatgcgggagaccgtgttactcgtcgttctcgaacaggtgttttgatttatatcaatcgttctccgattatgtggttctcaaagcgtcagaattcagttgaaacgtctacttttggtagtgagtttgttgcattaaagattgctactgaaatgatacaaggtctacgatacaagttacgtatgatgggtattcctattgatggtccggctaaagttctttgtgacaatatgtcggttgtatacaatactacggcaccagaatcagtgttgaaaaagaaaagtaacgcgatagcgtatcatttcgtacgtgagaatgttgccatgaaagtgattaagattgcatatgaaccatcagaatcaaatttagcggatatacttacgaaggttcaaacaggtccagtgagacaggctatcatacaaagtattttatggtgattcaagttagaagaagggtttgccgactttcccgttctcaacaagttcagtgttgggacaaattgcatttgcattatatttgtcattgcatgcagtgtcgaagttttatttttatttggttccctatttttcccaaTGTGGTTTTGATGGGATACATTTCGGCAAGattatgttcatggtctcaatgtgaggggactagaaaaaccctacgacaggcatatcggggttcattatccctttatcttgggtttatgcttataagtctttgttttacgtctttttatcgtatctacagTCCTTTGGTCCCTCtgacacgttttagcccgttatcgttgcagttttctaatatgTTCCAAATGTCTCAACCGTAGCGTCTCCAAATCCGGGTTAGCATGATTTGATAACTCCAAACGTAACGAAACAGTCAAGAAATGCGATGACTTTCTGGCAATGATACGGTCGAGCAGTCAAAAGCGCACACAGCCAATATCTCCTCAAAGACACAAGGATGGTATGGCGAACGACGAATAAAATGCTGTATTCACTGCCATAAACTGTACATCACAAGCACGGAGCTCAGGACCCATaagagttgactgtgatggcAGTGAATATGACAATGTCTCCTGGAGTGCGGTACCCACGAGCTCTTTCTAAAGCGCTGCCTTTCCTTGCCGCACCGTCGTACGCTAACGCCTGACGATGGCGCTTATGTTACGCAAGAACTTGAATGTACGCACGggcctaacagtaagcacaTCCGGTTCATCCATGATCCTTGAGTGAAACAAAGGGTTCTGTTACAATCCTACGAGCTAGCCCCCAATCCTGCAACCAGCACGAAAAGGAATAACGGGTGAGGGACTGCTTTGCTGTTAGTAGTAGCAAAAGTCCTTATCGTCAAATTTTAGTCACAGTCCAACACTCCAATTGTGGAGATCGAACAACCAGCTATGCTAGAACAACTCGAAAATTCTACCGTATACAATCCTGCCGTTGAAGGCTCCAAAGATTCGGCTCAAATCGAAAGAGAAAGCGCTTCTTTTGACGCAGATGAAGATCATCTGACCGCTGAAACTGGACTTTCGGATGAAGCATTGCAATTGCTGCTCCAGTTTCAGAGCCTCGGGTGCCGCTTCGCAGACGACATCAACGATGGCACAAAGGACATTATCACGAGCAAAACCGTCTGCGTTTCCTACACGGCCAGAGACTCGCAAGTGATTGCCGAAACTTATCGGCGCCTGCAAGAAAAGGCAGAGAATGCTGCTCAAGACTATGCATCGCAATTGGAATCTCGAGTGATCCAGGATCTACAAGGATTTGACTGTATAAACTCCTGTGCTCCACAGCGTTTGAAAGAAGATATGTTTGGCGCTCTTCAAAGAGACGGAGTTGTCCGACTGAATCACGTTTTGGATGCGGATAGTTGCGAGCGATGTCTCGAAAGCATCAATCGATCGTTGGAAGAGGTAGATTCCTCGGACACTATCGGTTTTGGCAATGTTTTCTCGCGCAAGTGTCGGTATGATATGTATTTGCGACCTCAAGGTGTCTACCGCGAAGCGCTGCAGACTCTCTTATCTTCCAAGCATTCCGCTTTGGGAGCTCTTCTCGACCGTTGCTTGTCCGTGTCAAACCAAGGGGAAGCCCACATTGGCCAAAATGTACCTTGCAATTTTGGTCGATTTCACGAACTGTCGACTTTGATTGCCGATCCGGGAGCCGCTCCCCAACCCATTCACCCGGACGCTGGATATGCGCCGCACGCTCCCATGTGGACTTGTTTTGTCGCTCTCCAAGATATAAGTCCGGAAATGGGTCCGACAGTTTTCTTGCCTGGCACACATACCGAGACGTCTCACGCACTCTTAAAAGATCCCGCGCGGAAAGATGCGTTTCTCAGTGGATGCACATACAAGCAAGGCCTTCTGAGAGCTGGTGACGTTGCTGTCATGGATGCGCGAACGCTTCACTTTGGTAACGCCAATGAGAGCAAGCATCGACGAACTCTTTTTTACTTTACTATTCGAAATCCGGCTCACGGATCGGATCCTTCTGACTTTCCACCTTGTGGCAGCCTGTTTGAAGATGTAGAAGGTCTTACAATCGAGAGTCTACGCAATGAAAATGGGGGAAAGTTGCTCCTTGACAAACAATAGCGTTGCGAACGATCTAATTGCATCAGATTCAATTGTTCTTACATATAAACAATGAAAATTATTGTCTGTCTTACATGCTTACCACAAAGGTCCTCTATAAATATGGATCTCGTACAATGGCAATAGGCTCATGTTGAAAGGATTGCCAAGAAGATGTCTATTGGAAAAGCGATACCAATTTGGAACAGGATGGCCATACCAGACCACTGCCAGTCATTCTTTGCATCCCGTACACGTTGAAAAGAGTTTGATGCAGTATTTGTGCAATGGCTCTTCACCAGGTGCTGAGACAAAAACCATTGCACCTACGTTCACAAAAGTCTGATACTGATAATTGTAAATGGTGGGTTTATTACAAAGTGGTACTCTTGCCGTTCCGTTTACAATGCATAAAGCTGTGGTTGATGCGATTAGCCTACCCTAATTGATCACGCGGTCACCATATAAAAAATTGAAATTCCATATAGGTCTGCCACAAGAAAGCATCGCCGCCTCGTCAAACAAAACATGAATCGCTTTTAATATCATGGCTCTTTTTGACTCTACTGGCCATGACAAAATTGGATTGCAGGTATAAGCAGGCGTCAATCAGCCACAGCAGTGATGACACGATGGCCCATGTGTCGAAGTGCGCCGAAACGCGCACGTCGTCTAACATGGAGTCCATTAAGgatccaatcaaaaaggaTAAATCACAGAGGTCCTCCAGTACCTCAGGATTGGCCCAAACCCGCAGAACATGATGGGATTTGTTTTCTGTTTGTTCACTTGTGACTCTCAACCTAGGATAAGTACTCCTCCCAGTCGTGGAAAACAAAGTTATGGTCAGAGCCAACGTTGAGCGCGCCCGTCCAGACGTGTTGGCCTGGTGGTACGAGAACTGCGACAAAGCCAAGAGGGCAGCGATATAAAACGTCGCGGCAGCAAGTATTGATCTACGGTGAGCTGTGTACTTGTGCAGATGCTGATGCCAAACAAGTGTCGAAAGTTGGGATGcggatgctgttgttgatacATTTGAATCAGTTGACATGGATTGGTAGCTATTCCACTCCTTGACCATTTTTTTCTTGGATTTTTCACGCTCTCTAATTTGTTGAGCCCATTGCAGATCAGCAAGACCATTGAAATGATAGACAAGTGGAGCAAGGGCCTAACCATTCAACAATTAGTAGTTGTCAACTTTGGTCCGTGCAGCAAGCGCCTCCCAGATGGACTGTGCCATGTTCAGAACACCTCCCAGAATAAAAGACCATTGGAACAGAAGGACCATTGAAAATCCTCCTTGCATTGTTCCATGTATTGTAAAACAAACAACACAAATGTGTCTTCCACCTTGGACAAGTGCAAATTGTGTAGATGCAGTGGTTTGTCAacaacttgtttgcaacgtCTACAATTTGTTGACAGTCCATTGTCATTGTCAAATCCTCAAATAAGCTCACTGTAAGTGTGGATCTACAGCAGCAAAGTTTGAATGCTACAGTTGCCCCCCTCACTGCAGGAGTTGCCTACCAGTATGTGCATTTTGCTCCAACATTGCCTGTAAAGGAACCCTAGCAACACTCAAAACAAAAGTATTTTTGAGCGTGTCAACAAAGTTCATTTCTTTGAGCAGCTTCATAATAGAAGATACAGAAGTGATACTGTGCTCTTGTGCAATGAAAACaattgaatgtttgcattACCGGATTTGATTCTTACCAGCTGACCTTTACTGTCAGTaaacttctcctcctgacaaGGAAAATCCATTGAATAAGGATCTCAAATGGGACTGTTACAGGAAAGATAAAATTTTTGGCAATTTGGAAACTCCTCCACAGACGGTTTGCGGGTAGgtatagccacacaatgctacaatttgatactactATGTAGATAAAATTGTTTTGTTAtttagcattgtttgttggaattcATCATTTATGCCAACAAAAGTTTGACATTTTCAACAAAACAAGGGTGGGCTCCATGAAAACTACCTGGGCATCCAACTGGCCCCCAATGACTCCAAGCCTGGCTGCCTTAACAAGCTAGAattgttgcaaaaggaaCCAAAGAATTGGAGATACTTTTGTAGGCAAAACCAAGAGGACCAATTGACTAATTGTGATTGTCTGATTGATTTACATTAGGAATAACGAACCCCGTACAGATGCTTGACATAGGGTTTTTATAATGCAACTGACAGTcactgtgacagtgaagtgaCGGCAAAGACAGTGGGCGGGTGCGCTACTAATTTCCTCGCGCCGCCAAGACGGCGTTTGACTGTCGATCGACTACTGCTTCATAGGAGAAATTCTGTCTATAAACTGCAACAGAGAGCATATCCACTCAAAACAACACAGAATTGCATCGTACTAGTTGCTAAGCAAATACATGTTTAGTTGGCATATTAACGCGGCTACGCAAAAGAGCAGCGTTTCTTGGTAAGCGAATAAAGAATGTTTGAGGTGGTGCTCGGGTCCGGACCCTGGATCGAAGCGTGGCGTAATCAGTCAGCAAGAACCCTCGAGCTGCTAGATCTTCCCTCTTGCGATGCGCTTTCTGTCGCATTTCGTGAAGCGTCAACGGATAGCTATCAAGCAATCCAAAGTGTCTACGTCTTTCTGTACTTGGCCTTGCGACCgatgcttttgctttttcattACGCTGCGAAAACGATATTTTTGTTCCTGTATAAGCACATAATTGTCCAAGGTTTGTATCGAAATGGTCTTTCACAAGCAAGGGAATGGTCAGTCCGATTGTTTTACTTCCAGAGGTCTTTGACTCGAAAGCAGGTACTAGGGGAAGCTTCTTTCATGGTGCTATTCGTCGGTCTGTACAAACTTCGCCGACACGTGCAGGACAAGCAGTATTACCAACGCATACTGGTTTGGTATGATCGAAGAAAACTTCAAATAGTAAAGGTAAGTTGTAATGATTGTTATACATGCATTGTGGGCAAGTGAAGATTTCCAATAGACCTGGAGAACCTGGCAGTGCCTGGCGCCGTTGCGAGTAGTCTTGTTGTTTCTCTTGGGAGGACTTTACCATAAAAACATTGTCGGAGTGACATTCCTCATTTAATTGGAATTTCGTCGGTAACGGATATGCTTTGGATTGCCGCaatgctcacagtcaaggatGTTCGTGGAGTGTTGAGTGTAGACTTGATGACCATGGAACACAATTTTTAACCTTGTCATTCCTATGTTTGCTTCTCACCGTCGCTTGCAACAACTGAACAGTCTTACGAGAGCGGAGTCGATCGAATAGCAACTGTATCGTTGGTGTTGGCTGCCATGACACCGCATATGGTCTTCCTGACTTGTTGTGCCGGTATCAAGTTATTGTTTCCTTCTCTAATTACGGTTGTGGCGTGTAATTCGCCCCTCTCGGGCTTGCTATCGCGCTGGATTCCATGGATTGCTACCGTGACCGTCATTCATGACCGTTTCACGAACCCTCTGGAAAAAGACTCGGTTGGATACACAGGCGAAGGAAAGGAGAATTCTCGAAAAACTGAAGCAATTTCTCCGCCTTCTTCGAGTAAGACAGCTCAGGACAAACAACGTCCTCGACATCCTTTGACACCCAAAACAAGTGGATTCTTCCCTCGTACACCTCCCTCAAACAAGAAGCGCCCCCGAAGCCGTCGCTCGTCCGTAGGCAGTCCGTTACAAAGAATTCTTCGTCGCAATTCCGAACCCCtagacgaagaagaaatctaCTGGATCCAGTACTGGTCGGTGCATGCTACTCTCCAGCTCAGCAAAGCAATCGCTAGTTTTGTTCCTGTGCTTGTGAGCTTAGGGCGCTATACATGGATAACAGCCGGTCTCCAGCAGCTCGAATTGGCTTTCTATGTATGGATCTACATTTTACCATGGATTATACCCGAGACCGTCGGTGGTATGTCCCTTGCCGAAGCCCGACCCTTGCCGCTATTAGCAAAACTCGTTGGACCATTTTTCTCTACGACTCATGAGCAAATTTCGTCGGTTGTGACGACGGACTTTTGGCAAGCCCAGATAGTCAGTCGGTTGGAGGGAATTCTCAAGGTATTTGTGTTTCTTCAATTGTTGTCCAAAGACAGCGCGGGCTCTCTTGTCCTCTGTCTGCAAGAGGGTCGCAGTCTTCTGGTTCCTGGCTTGACTCTATTCATGCCAGGTTTCATCACATCCTTTGGAGTGGCGTATGTCCAATTTGTTCTACCTCTTTCACGCACTGCTAGGGGCTCTACCATTCCGACAACTAGCCAACTTCAGTATTGGGTACTTCACGTCTTGCTGTCTTCGTTGTTCTGTAACTTGGCAAGTATATTGTGGTGGATCCCATTCTCGTCTCACGCCATCTTTGTGGCGTGGGCTTACATCTCGATCCCTCAAAAAACAGTATCATGCTACGAAAGTGTGCGAGAAGAACTTCAATCCTTTGGAATTTTAGAAGGTGGCGATAAACCAAGTATAGAGCAAACCCGTACAGCGAAAGTGGTCCGCTGGGTGATTCATTCTTTGCCGGCTGCAGCTGAAGTTGATGGAGGAGGCATATCATCGATTGACAACACAGCACAGTCTGAAAGTGGCTCCGCCGACATTTCTCTGTTGGACCGACCACACGAAGACCCTCCAACCCCTGAAAGCCCATTTTCCGCCCGTGGTGTTTCCAGAGACGACGAGGGCTACGTAGAAGGTGATGACTGTACTCTTGAGACCGCGCGCCAATTTAGGAGGCGTAATACAACCCGTCTATGTCGAGCAAGAGACACCACAAAAAATTCGAAGGCGGCATAGGTCAAACCGGTCATCATCAAAAGAGAATGCGCGCAGCAGATGATACAAGAATTCATCTTCGAATGATTAGAATAGAAGAAACAACCATTGCAGTGATTTGAGTTACAGTTATTGCGGTGTACTTGCGGATTGTTGGCACCCAACTGCCTGAGCTAGCGCAAATAAGTACTTTATAAAAGATAGTCACTACCTTAAAAATATGTCTCTATTTCAGTTTATGGCAAGTTCGTCCAACCGAAACTCTCACTGCCAAACGGCAAAATACAAAGAGATTCAATGTATGATACTGGCACTTATATTATTATCTGCCAACAGCGTTGCCAAAGTCCG
The sequence above is drawn from the Phaeodactylum tricornutum CCAP 1055/1 chromosome 32, whole genome shotgun sequence genome and encodes:
- a CDS encoding predicted protein — translated: MFEVVLGSGPWIEAWRNQSARTLELLDLPSCDALSVAFREASTDSYQAIQSVYVFLYLALRPMLLLFHYAAKTIFLFLYKHIIVQGLYRNGLSQAREWSVRLFYFQRSLTRKQVLGEASFMVLFVGLYKLRRHVQDKQYYQRILVWYDRRKLQIVKSYESGVDRIATVSLVLAAMTPHMVFLTCCAGIKLLFPSLITVVACNSPLSGLLSRWIPWIATVTVIHDRFTNPLEKDSVGYTGEGKENSRKTEAISPPSSSKTAQDKQRPRHPLTPKTSGFFPRTPPSNKKRPRSRRSSVGSPLQRILRRNSEPLDEEEIYWIQYWSVHATLQLSKAIASFVPVLVSLGRYTWITAGLQQLELAFYVWIYILPWIIPETVGGMSLAEARPLPLLAKLVGPFFSTTHEQISSVVTTDFWQAQIVSRLEGILKVFVFLQLLSKDSAGSLVLCLQEGRSLLVPGLTLFMPGFITSFGVAYVQFVLPLSRTARGSTIPTTSQLQYWVLHVLLSSLFCNLASILWWIPFSSHAIFVAWAYISIPQKTVSCYESVREELQSFGILEGGDKPSIEQTRTAKVVRWVIHSLPAAAEVDGGGISSIDNTAQSESGSADISLLDRPHEDPPTPESPFSARGVSRDDEGYVEGDDCTLETARQFRRRNTTRLCRARDTTKNSKAA
- a CDS encoding predicted protein, which encodes MALMLRKNLNVRTGLTSQSNTPIVEIEQPAMLEQLENSTVYNPAVEGSKDSAQIERESASFDADEDHLTAETGLSDEALQLLLQFQSLGCRFADDINDGTKDIITSKTVCVSYTARDSQVIAETYRRLQEKAENAAQDYASQLESRVIQDLQGFDCINSCAPQRLKEDMFGALQRDGVVRLNHVLDADSCERCLESINRSLEEVDSSDTIGFGNVFSRKCRYDMYLRPQGVYREALQTLLSSKHSALGALLDRCLSVSNQGEAHIGQNVPCNFGRFHELSTLIADPGAAPQPIHPDAGYAPHAPMWTCFVALQDISPEMGPTVFLPGTHTETSHALLKDPARKDAFLSGCTYKQGLLRAGDVAVMDARTLHFGNANESKHRRTLFYFTIRNPAHGSDPSDFPPCGSLFEDVEGLTIESLRNENGGKLLLDKQ
- a CDS encoding predicted protein is translated as MQGGFSMVLLFQWSFILGGVLNMAQSIWEALAARTKALAPLVYHFNGLADLQWAQQIREREKSKKKMVKEWNSYQSMSTDSNVSTTASASQLSTLVWHQHLHKYTAHRRSILAAATFYIAALLALSQFSYHQANTSGRARSTLALTITLFSTTGRSTYPRLRVTSEQTENKSHHVLRVWANPEVLEDLCDLSFLIGSLMDSMLDDVRVSAHFDTWAIVSSLLWLIDACLYLQSNFVMASRVKKSHDIKSDSCFV